One region of Nitrospira sp. genomic DNA includes:
- a CDS encoding sensor histidine kinase KdpD, with translation MENQRPDPDALLRRVQAEEADQARGKLKVFFGATAGVGKTYAMLQAAHEQQRDGIDVMIGWVETHGRAETEALIEGLPLLPIREVAYGGSRIRDFDLDAALSRRPQLLLMDELAHTNAPGSRHPKRWQDVRELLQAGIHVYTTVNVQHIESLNDAVAQITGIRVSETVPDSILEQADDVELVDLPPDDLLQRLKDGKVYLPEQAQHALKHFFRKGNLIALREMALRRTAERVDQQMEVYRRDHAVVGTWPAAETILVCVNLKSRGPMLVRAARKMATGLHARWIAVYVETSKHLRLTEQERSQGVDTLRLAERMGAETVTLTGDDVSAQLLAYARSRNVTKLIVGKPLRSRWKEWLFGSVVDDLVRGSGDIDIYVMTGEAGTGRPLVTGLLQRSSERRNYGYASAVVMACTALSVVMAPYFGQANLIMVYLFGVVVIATRWGRGPSALASLMSVAAFDFFFIPPYYSFAVSDVQYLLTFAVMLVVALLISRLAAHKSQQAEAALIREKRTAALYAMSRELITQTGVDKLASVASRHIHDVFHCQVAVFLPDREGRVHLHRGEALHFDLDPKEAGISQWVFDHKESAGHGTNTLSGSDSLYLPLLGSHGAVGVLAVRSSRPAELLAPEQLHLLETFANQMALALERARLTEEAQEAHVQTETERMRNAVLSSVSHDLRTPLTTIVGASSALLSTTQPLSTESQQELVRSISDEAGRLDRLLKNLLDMTRLEAGVMQLRKEWHALEELVGTALARVKSRIATHPIVTAYPDNLPLVFVDGVLIEQVLINLLENAAKYSPPTSPIEVTASVKDGVSMIEVADRGPGIPQGEERRIFEKFYQLHPEREGGVGLGLTICRGIIESHGGRIWVDSRSGGGSSFRFTLPAEKSQPTVEPEANEHDSAAI, from the coding sequence ATGGAGAATCAGCGTCCGGACCCCGATGCCTTGCTGAGGCGTGTGCAGGCTGAAGAGGCCGATCAGGCGCGCGGCAAGTTGAAGGTGTTTTTCGGCGCGACTGCAGGGGTCGGGAAAACGTATGCCATGTTGCAAGCGGCGCATGAGCAACAGCGCGACGGCATCGACGTGATGATCGGTTGGGTCGAGACGCACGGCAGGGCCGAAACCGAAGCTCTGATCGAGGGATTACCGCTTCTTCCTATCCGGGAGGTAGCCTATGGAGGCTCCAGGATCCGTGATTTCGATCTCGATGCAGCCCTGTCGCGCCGGCCGCAGCTTTTGCTAATGGATGAACTGGCGCATACGAATGCCCCGGGATCCAGACACCCTAAGCGGTGGCAGGATGTGAGGGAACTCCTGCAAGCAGGGATTCACGTGTACACGACCGTGAACGTGCAGCACATCGAGAGCCTCAATGACGCGGTCGCTCAAATTACCGGTATCCGTGTGAGTGAAACCGTGCCTGATTCCATTCTCGAACAGGCGGACGATGTCGAATTGGTCGACCTTCCTCCGGACGATCTCCTGCAGCGGCTCAAGGACGGCAAGGTCTATCTGCCGGAACAGGCCCAGCACGCTCTCAAGCATTTTTTTCGGAAGGGCAACTTGATCGCGTTGCGCGAGATGGCCTTGCGTCGGACGGCCGAACGGGTTGATCAACAAATGGAAGTGTATCGCCGGGATCATGCGGTCGTCGGCACCTGGCCGGCGGCGGAAACCATCCTGGTCTGCGTGAATCTAAAATCCCGCGGGCCGATGTTGGTTCGCGCGGCCAGAAAGATGGCCACGGGCCTCCATGCCAGGTGGATCGCAGTCTATGTGGAAACGTCGAAACATCTGCGGTTGACTGAGCAGGAGCGGAGCCAAGGTGTCGACACCCTGCGATTGGCCGAGCGTATGGGCGCAGAGACAGTGACCTTGACCGGGGATGACGTGAGTGCGCAGCTGTTGGCCTATGCCCGGAGCCGCAATGTCACCAAGCTCATAGTCGGCAAACCGTTGCGCTCGCGCTGGAAGGAATGGCTGTTCGGTTCGGTGGTCGACGACCTCGTTCGCGGGAGCGGCGACATCGATATTTATGTGATGACCGGTGAAGCGGGTACCGGTCGACCTCTCGTGACCGGATTGCTTCAACGGTCGAGTGAGCGACGGAACTACGGCTATGCCTCTGCCGTCGTGATGGCCTGCACGGCATTAAGTGTGGTGATGGCTCCATACTTCGGGCAGGCCAATCTGATTATGGTGTATCTGTTCGGGGTGGTGGTCATTGCCACCAGATGGGGGCGAGGTCCTTCGGCGCTGGCTTCATTGATGAGCGTCGCGGCCTTCGATTTCTTTTTCATTCCCCCTTACTATTCATTCGCCGTTTCCGATGTGCAATATCTGCTGACATTTGCGGTCATGCTCGTGGTGGCGTTGCTGATCAGCCGACTGGCTGCCCACAAGAGTCAGCAGGCCGAGGCGGCCTTGATTCGTGAGAAGCGAACCGCCGCACTCTATGCCATGAGCAGGGAATTGATCACTCAAACCGGGGTGGACAAACTGGCCTCGGTGGCGTCCCGCCATATTCACGACGTCTTTCATTGCCAGGTGGCAGTGTTTCTTCCAGATCGGGAGGGGCGGGTGCACCTCCATCGGGGTGAAGCGCTGCATTTCGACCTGGACCCGAAGGAGGCCGGCATCTCCCAATGGGTCTTCGACCATAAAGAATCTGCTGGCCATGGCACGAATACCCTTTCCGGATCTGATTCGCTCTATCTGCCACTGTTAGGATCGCATGGGGCGGTTGGTGTCCTTGCGGTCCGATCATCGCGACCTGCCGAACTGCTCGCTCCGGAACAACTGCATCTCCTGGAAACCTTTGCAAATCAGATGGCTCTGGCGCTCGAACGTGCACGATTGACGGAAGAAGCTCAAGAAGCTCACGTGCAGACTGAAACGGAGCGCATGCGCAATGCCGTCCTGAGTTCTGTTTCCCATGACCTGCGGACGCCCTTGACGACGATCGTAGGCGCGAGCAGCGCCTTACTGAGCACGACCCAGCCACTATCGACCGAGAGTCAGCAAGAACTTGTCCGTTCCATTAGTGATGAGGCCGGACGCCTTGATCGGTTGCTGAAGAATCTTCTCGATATGACCAGATTGGAAGCGGGAGTCATGCAACTCCGCAAGGAATGGCACGCGCTGGAAGAGCTGGTGGGCACGGCATTGGCGCGAGTGAAATCGCGTATCGCCACGCATCCGATCGTGACCGCCTATCCCGACAATCTTCCCCTGGTGTTCGTCGATGGTGTTTTGATCGAACAAGTGCTGATTAATCTGTTGGAGAATGCCGCGAAATATTCTCCGCCGACCTCACCCATCGAGGTGACGGCGTCGGTGAAGGATGGGGTGAGTATGATAGAAGTTGCGGATCGAGGGCCCGGCATTCCGCAAGGAGAAGAGCGGAGGATCTTCGAGAAGTTCTATCAGCTTCATCCTGAGCGTGAGGGAGGCGTCGGACTGGGATTGACGATCTGCCGGGGCATCATCGAATCCCACGGTGGGCGTATTTGGGTAGACTCTCGTTCCGGCGGTGGATCGAGTTTCCGCTTTACGCTGCCGGCAGAAAAAAGTCAACCGACCGTCGAGCCAGAAGCGAACGAGCACGACAGCGCGGCCATTTAA
- the kdpB gene encoding potassium-transporting ATPase subunit KdpB, whose product MTTSTKARPLFDPPLVRQALLGALRKLDPRIQIRNPVMFVVFVGSLFTSLLFLQALFGRGEAPTWFILAISLWLWFTVLFANFSEAIAEGRGKAQADSLRRARTELTAKRLGKPTSGEDYLAVPAAIGKPGEIYCLVPASFLKKGDIVLVEAGDDIPSDGDVIEGIASVNESAITGESAPVIRESGDRSAVTGGTRVLSDWLVVRITASAGETFLDRMIAMVEGARRQKTPNEIALTILLSALTVVFLLATVTVLPFSLYSAHAIGEGVPITVTVLVALLVCLIPTTIGALLSAIGIAGMDRMIQANVIAMSGKAVEAAGDVDVLLLDKTGTITLGNRQATAFISAEGVQERSVADAAQLASLADETPEGRSIVILAKEGYGLRGRNIHAMGATFLPFTAQTRMSGVDFDGRQIRKGAAEAIEDYVTQLGGSFPPAVRNAVETIATQGGTPLVVAEGKSVLGVIHLKDVVKGGIKERFAELRRMGIKTMMITGDNQKTAAAIAAEAGVDDFLAQATPEAKLKLIRDLQAGGRLVAMTGDGTNDAPALAQADVAVAMNTGTQAAKEAGNLVDLDSNPTKLIEIVEIGKQLLMTRGALTTFSIANDIAKYFAIIPAAFAGTYPALGALNVMGLATPESAVLSAVIFNALVIIALIPLALRGVKFRPIEASLLLRRNVLVYGLGGIIAPFIGIKLIDLVLVALGLV is encoded by the coding sequence ATGACGACATCGACGAAAGCCAGACCGCTCTTCGATCCGCCGCTTGTGCGACAAGCCCTGCTGGGGGCGCTGCGAAAACTCGATCCTCGCATTCAGATCCGCAATCCGGTCATGTTCGTCGTCTTCGTGGGGAGCCTCTTCACGTCGCTCCTGTTTCTGCAGGCATTGTTCGGGAGAGGGGAGGCGCCGACCTGGTTCATCCTCGCCATCTCGCTGTGGCTCTGGTTCACCGTGCTCTTCGCCAACTTTTCCGAAGCGATCGCCGAAGGAAGAGGCAAGGCTCAAGCCGATTCTCTCCGGAGGGCTCGGACAGAATTGACTGCCAAGCGATTGGGAAAACCGACTTCCGGGGAAGACTATCTGGCGGTGCCCGCCGCCATCGGCAAACCCGGCGAAATCTATTGTCTCGTTCCGGCCAGTTTTCTCAAAAAAGGCGACATCGTGCTGGTGGAGGCGGGCGATGACATTCCCAGCGATGGAGATGTGATCGAGGGGATTGCATCCGTCAACGAAAGTGCGATTACAGGCGAGAGCGCGCCGGTGATTCGTGAGTCCGGTGACCGGAGCGCCGTCACCGGCGGCACGCGGGTGCTGTCCGATTGGCTCGTGGTGCGGATCACCGCCAGCGCCGGTGAAACCTTCCTCGACCGAATGATCGCCATGGTTGAGGGCGCCAGGCGCCAGAAGACCCCGAATGAAATCGCACTCACTATTCTGTTGTCAGCTCTCACTGTCGTCTTCTTGCTGGCGACCGTGACCGTGCTGCCGTTTTCTCTCTACTCCGCGCATGCCATAGGAGAGGGGGTGCCCATCACGGTGACGGTCCTGGTGGCCCTGCTGGTCTGCCTCATACCGACAACGATCGGCGCGCTCTTATCCGCGATCGGCATCGCGGGTATGGACCGCATGATCCAGGCGAACGTGATCGCCATGTCGGGGAAAGCCGTCGAAGCGGCCGGTGATGTGGATGTGCTGCTCCTCGATAAAACGGGGACGATTACGCTGGGGAACCGGCAAGCCACCGCATTTATTTCAGCCGAAGGAGTGCAGGAAAGATCTGTTGCCGATGCGGCCCAATTGGCCTCCCTTGCGGATGAAACGCCTGAGGGCCGTAGCATCGTGATTCTGGCGAAGGAGGGCTATGGACTCAGAGGGCGCAACATCCATGCGATGGGGGCCACCTTCCTGCCGTTCACGGCGCAAACGCGAATGAGCGGCGTCGACTTCGACGGTCGACAGATCAGGAAAGGTGCGGCGGAAGCCATCGAAGACTACGTGACCCAACTCGGCGGGTCGTTTCCGCCGGCCGTGCGAAATGCGGTCGAGACGATTGCCACGCAAGGCGGCACTCCTCTGGTCGTGGCCGAAGGCAAGTCGGTACTTGGGGTGATCCATTTGAAAGACGTGGTCAAGGGGGGCATCAAGGAACGGTTTGCCGAATTGCGCCGCATGGGCATCAAAACGATGATGATTACGGGCGACAACCAGAAAACAGCTGCCGCGATCGCCGCAGAGGCCGGCGTGGACGATTTCCTCGCACAGGCCACTCCCGAAGCTAAATTGAAACTCATCCGTGATCTTCAGGCAGGAGGCCGACTCGTGGCCATGACGGGCGACGGCACCAATGACGCGCCGGCGTTGGCGCAGGCGGATGTGGCCGTGGCCATGAATACCGGCACCCAGGCCGCCAAAGAAGCGGGCAATCTCGTCGATCTGGACTCCAATCCCACCAAATTGATCGAGATCGTCGAAATCGGCAAACAGCTACTCATGACGCGCGGCGCGCTCACGACCTTCAGTATCGCCAACGATATCGCGAAGTATTTTGCGATCATTCCGGCGGCGTTTGCCGGCACCTATCCGGCCCTGGGCGCGTTGAACGTCATGGGACTGGCGACGCCGGAAAGCGCCGTATTGTCGGCCGTGATTTTCAACGCCCTGGTCATCATCGCGCTGATTCCGCTCGCGCTTCGGGGAGTCAAGTTCCGGCCGATCGAAGCCTCCTTGCTGCTGCGCCGCAATGTGCTGGTGTACGGACTGGGAGGGATCATTGCCCCGTTCATTGGAATAAAGCTGATAGACCTGGTCCTGGTCGCCCTGGGATTGGTCTGA
- the kdpC gene encoding potassium-transporting ATPase subunit KdpC: protein MVAQLRSALMMFFILTILTGVAYPLAVTAIAQLLFPHQANGSLIYKDGKPIGSTLIGQPFDDPKYFWGRPSATAPFPYSAAASSGSNLGPTNPALIETVKTRVAALKAADPRNDAPVPVDLVTASGSGLDPHISPAAAEYQVRRVARARGREEAFVRTLVSQHTEGRQLGMLGERRVNVLALNLALDATDPPR from the coding sequence ATGGTCGCTCAACTTCGATCCGCGCTGATGATGTTTTTCATTCTGACGATCCTGACCGGCGTGGCCTATCCGCTGGCCGTGACAGCAATCGCGCAGCTGCTGTTCCCCCATCAGGCCAATGGGAGTCTGATCTATAAAGACGGCAAGCCGATCGGTTCTACGCTGATCGGCCAACCCTTCGACGATCCCAAGTATTTCTGGGGACGCCCCTCCGCGACCGCTCCCTTCCCCTATAGTGCGGCGGCCTCATCCGGTTCGAATCTGGGCCCTACCAATCCCGCGCTGATAGAGACGGTCAAAACGAGGGTGGCTGCGTTGAAAGCCGCGGACCCCCGCAACGATGCACCGGTCCCGGTCGATCTCGTGACCGCGTCGGGAAGCGGCCTTGACCCGCATATCAGCCCCGCTGCGGCGGAGTATCAAGTACGCCGGGTCGCTCGTGCACGGGGAAGGGAGGAAGCATTCGTCAGGACGCTGGTGAGTCAGCATACCGAAGGACGTCAGCTGGGGATGCTTGGTGAACGCCGGGTCAATGTGCTGGCGTTGAACCTTGCATTGGATGCGACCGACCCTCCTCGTTGA
- a CDS encoding response regulator, translating to MPSTTTHEVTVLLIEDEAEIRRFLRTTLPPYGYRLYEATTGADGLAQTSARNPDIILLDLGLPDMNGTAVIEKIRAWSNMPIIVLSARDQEQVKVQAFDLGADDYVTKPFGVDELLARMRAALRHANRPIGDAVEPVCTFGDVTVDLGRRQVFVSGTEVHLTPIEYKLLTTLVRYAGKVVTHRQLLKEVWGPLHVEEGHYVRVYMRQLRNKIEADPAQPRHLVTELGVGYRLRAE from the coding sequence ATGCCATCCACGACGACCCATGAGGTAACCGTTCTGCTCATCGAGGATGAAGCGGAAATTCGACGATTTCTTCGCACGACTCTCCCGCCTTATGGTTATCGATTGTACGAGGCGACCACCGGCGCGGATGGGTTGGCGCAAACCTCCGCTCGAAATCCTGACATCATCCTCCTCGATCTCGGTCTTCCCGACATGAACGGCACCGCGGTAATCGAGAAAATTCGTGCCTGGTCGAACATGCCGATCATCGTACTCTCCGCACGAGACCAAGAACAGGTCAAGGTGCAGGCCTTCGATCTTGGCGCCGATGATTACGTCACGAAACCGTTTGGCGTAGATGAATTGCTGGCCCGTATGCGCGCGGCGTTGCGGCATGCCAATCGCCCGATCGGTGACGCGGTCGAGCCGGTATGTACGTTCGGCGACGTGACCGTCGATCTAGGGCGAAGGCAAGTGTTTGTCTCAGGGACGGAAGTCCACCTCACGCCGATTGAATATAAGTTGCTGACGACGCTCGTGCGGTATGCCGGGAAGGTCGTGACGCATCGCCAGTTGCTCAAAGAAGTCTGGGGGCCCCTCCATGTAGAGGAGGGACACTATGTGCGTGTGTATATGCGTCAATTGAGGAATAAGATCGAGGCCGATCCCGCTCAGCCTCGTCATCTCGTGACGGAACTGGGGGTCGGCTATCGACTCCGGGCAGAATGA